One genomic region from Agelaius phoeniceus isolate bAgePho1 chromosome 25, bAgePho1.hap1, whole genome shotgun sequence encodes:
- the AVPR1B gene encoding vasopressin V1b receptor codes for MEPGWGWNGSQQSPPGHGQGLLSLAGHPNLTVLHTRDEELAKAEVGVLGTILAVATVGNLGVLLAMYRLRRKMSRMHLFILHLGLSDLGVALFQVLPQLLWKVTYRFLGPDPLCRAVKYLQVLSMFASTYMLMVMTLDRYLAVCHPLQSLQQPSRQAYTMIGLTWLLSCLLSLPQVFIFSLREVRPGSGVLDCWADFGYPWGPRAYVTWTTLCIFVLPVGVLSVCYSLICHEICKNLKGKTQSGALGTAGAAVGAPGGASPAGKVGQPSRVSSVRTISRAKIRTVKMTFVIVAAYVTCWAPFFSVQMWSVWDQDAPDDESTNVAFSITMLLASLSSCCNPWIYLFFSGHLLQDCRGCWGRPRAGLRRPNSTGSLCSRKTTILSHSHQAGVPLHGDSARELDPPCDEAVTESGTL; via the exons atggagccgggctggggctggaacggctcccagcagagcccacctgggcacggccaggggttgctgagcctggcagggcacccCAACCTGACGGTGCTGCACACCCGGGACGAGgagctggccaaggctgaggtGGGGGTGCTGGGCACCATCCTGGCCGTGGCCACCGTGGGCAACCTGGGCGTGCTGCTGGCCATGTACCGgctgaggaggaagatgagCCGCATGCACCTCTTCATCCTCCACCTGGGGCTGAGCGACCTGGGCGTGGCGCTGTTCCAGGTGCTGCCGCAGCTCCTCTGGAAGGTCACCTACCGCTTCCTGGGGCCCGACCCCCTCTGCAGGGCCGTCAAGTAcctgcaggtgctcagcatgTTCGCCTCCACCTACATGCTGATGGTGATGACCCTGGACCGCTACCTGGCCGTGTGCCACCCCCTGCAGTcgctgcagcagcccagccgcCAGGCTTACACCATGATCGGGCTCAcctggctgctcagctgcctgctcagcctgccccaGGTGTTCATCTTCTCCCTGCGGGAGGTGCGCCCCGGCTCGGGGGTGCTGGATTGCTGGGCGGATTTTGGGTACCCGTGGGGACCGCGCGCCTACGTCACCTGGACCACGCTGTGCATCTTCGTGCTGCCCGTGGGCGTCCTCAGCGTCTGCTACAGCCTCATCTGCCACGAGATCTGCAAGAACCTCAAGGGCAAGACCCAGAGCGGGGCCCTTGGCACGGCGGGAGCCGCGGTGGGTGCCCCTggtggtgccagccctgcagggaaggTTGGGCAGCCCTCGAGG GTGAGCAGCGTGCGCACCATCTCCCGCGCCAAGATCCGCACGGTGAAGATGACCTTCGTCATCGTGGCCGCCTACGTCACCTGCTGGGCGCCCTTCTTCAGCGTGCAGATGTGGTCAGTGTGGGACCAGGATGCTCCTGATGATG AGTCCACCAACGTGGCTTTCAGCATCACCATGCTGCTGGccagcctcagcagctgctgcaacCCCTGGATCTACCTGTTCTTCAGCGGGCACCTCCTGCAGGACTGCCGGGGCTGCTGGGGCcgcccccgggccgggctgcgCAGACCCAACTCCACCGGGAGcctgtgcagcaggaaaacCACGATCCTGAGCCACAGCCACCAGGCCGGGGTCCCCCTGCACGGGGACAGCGCCAGGGAGCTGGACCCGCCCTGCGACGAGGCTGTGACAGAGTCGGGCACGCTCTAG